A region of Vigna radiata var. radiata cultivar VC1973A chromosome 6, Vradiata_ver6, whole genome shotgun sequence DNA encodes the following proteins:
- the LOC106763018 gene encoding uncharacterized protein LOC106763018, with protein sequence MGWKAAEKLIRHWKVLRGDNVMIIRGKDKGETGTIKRVIRSQNRVIVEGKNLVKKHIKQGQGHEGGIFAVEAPIHVSNVQVLDPVTGKPCKVGVKYLEDGTKVRVSRGIGASESIIPRPEILKIRATPRPTVLGPKDTPMDLVLEKTYDAKTGRGMPEL encoded by the exons ATGGGTTGGAAAGCAGCTGAAAAACTCATCAGGCACTGGAAAGTTCTCAGAGGGGATAAT GTTATGATAATAAGAGGCAAAGATAAGGGTGAGACGGGGACTATTAAGCGTGTTATTCGCTCTCAGAATCGCGTCATTGTTGAGGGTAAAAATCTG GTGAAGAAGCATATTAAGCAAGGGCAAGGCCATGAAGGGGGCATCTTTGCTGTCGAAGCCCCAATCCATGTTTCCAACGTGCAAGTTCTTGACCCAGTGACAGG TAAGCCTTGCAAGGTTGGCGTAAAATATCTTGAAGATGGTACTAAAGTCAGAGTATCCAGAGGAATAGGAGCATCTGAGTCTATAATCCCTCGTCCTGAGATCTTAAAGATAAGAGCTACCCCAAGACCTACAGTCC TTGGTCCTAAAGATACTCCAATGGATCTTGTGCTAGAGAAGACTTACGATGCTAAAACAGGAAGGGGAATGCCTGAGCTTTAA
- the LOC106764971 gene encoding carbon catabolite repressor protein 4 homolog 6 produces MRRTPPSLHFLSATDTATAANTSAATAASMSSRPSRGRGRGFSSRPYSGGRGHFVSGDAHLRSVRDANLGLRRGESGSFANQTLHNQNPPCNPRPHPPPLQQEQSQFRNRPYSPHFRPHFPQYRQHPPPEHRPTFRPQTHLRQRPPDYRDWEPSLTPPPPHCERFKVLSYNILADYLALDHRNKLYFHIPPYILDWQWRKRSILFELGLWSADILCLQEVDRFHELAEELQPKGYSGIWKMRTGNPVDGCAIFWKKSRFNLLYEECIEFNKLGLRDNVAQLCVLEIIYRNGSFPSSLTGSSKVVVCNIHVLYNPNRGEIKLGQVRVLLDKAKAVSKLWNDAPIVICGDFNCTPKSPLYNFISEQKLDLSGIDRNKVSGQASAIPASKPYYGPNSGELSATGSVPAISTEGVKEVTEQNNYGLDTTDLDISVKSCAHVECGKENDSYAGKDTQETAVDHSKIFREVGSIEEQDASYSKGGLHIVPENGDVHDITPVTSSAPEAVNSETTGLGSNEHIPDAVPTSNEELSNKSNLHVPEENKLAEFDCSPTSLQECHQSFTRVRIDLESTDLDNAVISPTKPSSQTSASNTLEVISTEYGDSPSHEEIADDQNKSSSTAYLGDKSHQNFPIDEKEKTFFDEIDKTIGENIGDDSSFVSSLHNAEGVALDISSSMKSDLDKSYQYTKLNSASNLLPVEGNEGEDKLSPRQISKSIWEEEAPYNPALWTPKEIETATGNEDCTFLEHPLQLRSTYTEAMDCSGTRDPYGEPLVTSYNRRFSGTVDYIWRSEGLQTIRVLAPMAKHAMEWTPGFPTKKWGSDHIALVTELALMKDGTDISTKV; encoded by the exons ATGCGACGCACTCCTCCCTCCCTCCATTTCCTCTCCGCAACTGACACCGCCACCGCCGCCAACACTTCAGCAGCCACCGCCGCCTCGATGTCTTCACGCCCATCC CGGGGGCGCGGTAGGGGCTTCTCCAGCCGCCCGTACTCCGGCGGCAGAGGTCACTTCGTCTCCGGCGATGCGCACTTACGCTCTGTCCGTGACGCCAATTTAGGTCTCCGGCGAGGTGAGAGTGGAAGCTTCGCGAACCAAACGCTGCATAATCAGAATCCCCCGTGTAATCCGAGGCCTCATCCGCCGCCGCTTCAGCAAGAGCAGTCTCAGTTCCGTAATCGACCGTATTCCCCGCATTTTCGGCCACATTTCCCGCAGTACCGGCAACATCCTCCACCTGAGCACCGGCCGACGTTTCGTCCGCAGACGCATCTCCGGCAGCGGCCGCCGGATTATCGGGACTGGGAGCCTTCCCTGACGCCTCCTCCTCCTCATTGTG AGCGGTTTAAAGTTCTTTCCTATAATATATTGGCTGACTACCTTGCTTTGGACCACCGgaacaaactttattttcacATACCTCCATACATCTTGGATTGGCAGTGGAGAAAGAGAAGCATACTTTTTGAGTTGGGGCTGTGGTCAGCTGATATCTTGTGTTTACAG GAGGTTGATAGATTTCATGAGTTGGCAGAGGAGTTGCAGCCTAAGGGATACAGTGGCATCTGGAAG ATGCGTACAGGTAATCCAGTTGATGGCTGCgcaatattttggaaaaaatcaaG GTTCAATTTGTTATATGAAGAATGCATTGAGTTTAATAAGCTGGGACTCAGGGACAATGTCGCTCAGCTATGTGTACTAGAG ATCATTTATCGAAATGGATCTTTCCCATCCAG CTTGACAGGCTCTAGTAAAGTTGTGGTTTGTAACATTCATGTGCTTTACAATCCTAACAGGGGAGAAATTAAGCTTGGCCAG GTTCGTGTGCTACTTGATAAGGCTAAAGCTGTTTCTAAACTCTGGAATGATGCCCCTATAGTTATATGTGGGGATTTTAATTGTACACCCAAg AGTCCGTTATACAACTTTATATCGGAACAGAAG TTGGATCTATCCGGAATAGATAGGAATAAGGTATCAGGACAAGCTTCTGCAATTCCTGCATCAAAGCCCTATTATGGTCCTAATTCTGG TGAATTATCTGCTACTGGTTCAGTTCCGGCTATATCCACTGAAGGTGTCAAGGAAGTTACTGAACAAAATAATTATGGACTGGACACGACAGACCTGGATATTTCTGTTAAATCTTGTGCACACGTTGAGTGTGGAAAGGAAAATGATTCATATGCAGGGAAAGATACTCAGGAAACTGCTGTTGACCATTCGAAGATCTTTCGTGAAGTTGGTAGCATAGAAGAACAAGATGCTTCTTATAGTAAAGGTGGGCTCCATATTGTTCCTGAAAATGGTGATGTTCATGACATTACACCTGTGACCTCTTCAGCTCCTGAAGCTGTTAACAGTGAAACAACTGGGTTGGGAAGCAATGAACATATACCAGATGCTGTCCCAACTTCAAATGAAGAATTAAGCAACAAATCCAACTTACATGTCCCTGAAGAGAATAAACTGGCGGAGTTTGACTGTTCCCCAACTTCTCTTCAGGAATGTCATCAATCTTTCACAAGGGTGAGGATTGATCTTGAGTCAACAGATCTTGACAATGCAGTAATTTCTCCAACTAAACCATCCAGCCAAACTTCAGCTTCCAATACATTGGAAGTCATTAGTACAGAGTATGGAGATAGCCCATCTCATGAGGAAATTGCTGATGACCAAAATAAAAGCTCATCAACTGCATATCTAGGTGATAAATCACATCAAAACTTTCCAAttgatgaaaaagagaaaacattctTTGATGAGATAGACAAAACCATCGGTGAAAATATTGGTGATGACAGCAGTTTTGTATCTTCCTTACATAATGCTGAAGGAGTTGCTCTTGACATCAGTTCATCAATGAAATCAGATCTTGATAAGTCCTATCAGTACACGAAATTAAATTCTGCTTCCAATTTGTTGCCTGTAGAAGGCAATGAAGGGGAGGATAAGTTGTCTCCTCGTCAGATTTCTAAATCTATTTGGGAAGAGGAGGCTCCTTATAATCCTGCATTATGGACCCCTAAGGAGATAGAAACTGCAACAGGAAATGAGGATTGCACCTTCTTGGAGCACCCTTTACAGCTTAGGAGCACATACACCGAGGCAATG GATTGTTCAGGGACCAGAGACCCCTACGGAGAACCCCTTGTGACTAGTTATAATAGGCGCTTCTCAGGAACTGTTGACTACATTTG GCGATCTGAAGGTCTTCAAACAATCAGAGTTCTTGCTCCGATGGCTAAACATGCCATGGAATGGACTCCAGGATTCCCAACGAAG AAATGGGGCAGTGATCATATTGCATTGGTGACCGAGCTGGCTTTGATGAAAGATGGTACCGACATCTCCACCAAGGTTTAA